The Thermoplasma sp. Kam2015 genome has a segment encoding these proteins:
- a CDS encoding cupin domain-containing protein — translation MEKAIKSSGFVHHSTDVEGQLMDGGASIRWLITHRDGAENYSMRLITVEKGKSTPHHHHDYEHEIYIISGKVRVTLGDSMYVAKADDFIFIPPNVEHGMDAEEDTRMICVVPIKAAKMILGE, via the coding sequence ATGGAGAAAGCTATAAAGAGTTCTGGTTTTGTGCACCATTCAACCGATGTTGAAGGGCAACTTATGGATGGCGGTGCATCAATAAGATGGCTGATCACGCACAGGGATGGCGCTGAGAATTATTCCATGAGACTGATAACTGTGGAAAAGGGTAAATCCACGCCTCATCACCATCATGATTACGAGCATGAGATATACATCATTTCTGGAAAGGTGAGAGTGACCCTCGGCGACTCTATGTACGTCGCAAAGGCTGATGATTTCATTTTCATACCGCCGAACGTGGAACATGGTATGGACGCAGAGGAAGATACGAGGATGATCTGTGTTGTACCAATCAAAGCTGCAAAAATGATACTTGGTGAATAA
- a CDS encoding TrmB family transcriptional regulator → MDEEEDAFSYLSKLGLTPYEIKVYKTLLIYGPNSATETAKLSKVPQPRVYDIFESLESKGAVEVSPGKKKVYRAVPIDNFIDRKLIEIRDYKKRIESYIEQQKKFKGNNPYLWMIKNNFQIREKMKDVISEAENEIIASLNYENLRYLKKYFIEAAKKGVTVVIVAFPDAEIDFLRTLPDDIVIRIRRGAASQVMIADRKHGIINVESTEDSEGYALYFDENELIHILNYYYYHTIWGPSDTFHDFPVRRDMKFSTAWLSCEAINSFLKRSYNISAEVSGYSATGPVKIEGNITGIDLVPGFKHTFFIKDNERVYSVGGKTARMEDIKLDTLIMNVWIQGRQSIPQDNDMA, encoded by the coding sequence ATGGATGAAGAGGAAGATGCATTTTCATATCTGTCAAAACTTGGGCTGACTCCATATGAGATAAAGGTTTACAAGACTTTGCTGATATATGGCCCTAACAGCGCAACGGAGACTGCGAAATTATCTAAGGTGCCACAGCCCAGAGTATATGATATATTCGAAAGCTTAGAATCAAAGGGTGCTGTAGAAGTCAGCCCTGGAAAGAAGAAGGTCTACAGGGCTGTACCCATCGATAATTTCATAGATCGAAAGCTCATAGAAATAAGGGATTACAAAAAGAGGATTGAAAGTTATATAGAACAGCAGAAAAAATTCAAGGGGAACAATCCCTATCTCTGGATGATAAAAAATAATTTTCAAATAAGAGAAAAGATGAAAGATGTTATCTCAGAGGCTGAGAATGAAATAATAGCTTCACTTAATTATGAGAATCTGAGATACCTTAAGAAATATTTTATCGAGGCTGCGAAGAAAGGGGTGACCGTTGTCATTGTCGCCTTTCCCGATGCTGAAATCGACTTCCTTAGAACGCTGCCGGATGATATTGTCATTAGAATAAGGAGAGGAGCTGCATCACAGGTGATGATAGCGGATAGAAAGCACGGGATAATAAATGTTGAAAGCACTGAGGATTCCGAGGGATATGCACTTTATTTTGATGAAAACGAGCTGATTCACATACTGAATTACTATTACTATCATACTATATGGGGCCCTTCAGATACATTTCACGACTTTCCTGTGAGGCGGGATATGAAATTTTCAACCGCCTGGCTGAGCTGTGAAGCAATAAACTCGTTTCTAAAGAGGTCATACAACATCTCAGCAGAGGTTAGCGGATACAGCGCCACCGGACCAGTGAAAATAGAGGGTAACATAACGGGAATCGATCTTGTTCCTGGATTCAAACATACCTTCTTCATAAAGGACAATGAGAGAGTTTATTCGGTAGGTGGGAAGACCGCTCGCATGGAAGACATAAAACTAGATACGTTGATAATGAACGTATGGATCCAAGGCAGGCAGTCTATTCCGCAGGACAATGATATGGCGTAG
- a CDS encoding MFS transporter: protein MVVHIKRGHFLRRYLLGYGSAEQRVMDLSIGDGALWSIYSSITSPYIVPLAILMLGSSAPIGFITGLPVIAVPFSQIAAYRILRKIDDLKTVTIFTTFLDRIPWLFIAILIFIHTRYFLYMLLGLLIMRSFFSSLSGTTWMLWIPGLIGEGKRDNYFSTRNMVMKGFGIVGYLIAISVFLLVNGYKTDYFIIFLVSFIFSALSINIMRNIPGAKVGDVYKTASKNSTEIEFLLIIALLSVIGFAYYFSQPYIALYLLGRPYLDIGSTFYTVVLIASGIVYIGSQRVGKIMATRTGYASSMAITLLFLSTLFAVLYFIRTQTLVILTVVFLSAPFSIYSLISFNMAVSRSSGENRVRRTSYYTIANSLALSAGPIAGNIIYDETKSIHLVFLISSAMMVVAILISIYLIKFGEERSFGSP, encoded by the coding sequence ATGGTAGTACATATTAAGAGAGGGCACTTCCTCCGCCGCTACCTTCTCGGCTATGGAAGCGCTGAGCAGAGGGTTATGGATCTATCTATCGGAGATGGAGCCTTGTGGTCCATATACAGCTCAATCACCTCTCCTTATATTGTACCTTTGGCCATACTGATGCTTGGTTCATCAGCACCAATTGGTTTCATAACTGGGCTTCCGGTTATAGCGGTACCATTCTCTCAGATAGCTGCCTATAGAATTCTGAGAAAAATAGATGACCTGAAAACTGTGACGATCTTCACCACATTCCTTGATAGAATTCCATGGCTCTTCATAGCCATTCTCATCTTCATTCATACACGGTACTTTCTCTATATGCTTCTTGGGCTGCTAATAATGAGGAGTTTCTTTTCCTCCCTTTCTGGAACGACATGGATGCTCTGGATACCAGGCCTGATAGGTGAAGGTAAAAGGGATAATTATTTTTCAACGCGGAATATGGTCATGAAGGGTTTCGGAATAGTTGGCTATCTTATTGCGATATCGGTATTCCTCCTTGTCAATGGCTATAAGACCGACTATTTCATCATATTTCTTGTGTCCTTCATATTCTCTGCCCTTTCAATAAACATCATGAGGAATATTCCTGGGGCAAAGGTCGGGGATGTTTACAAGACTGCATCTAAAAATTCCACCGAAATTGAGTTCCTTCTCATAATAGCACTTCTATCAGTAATCGGGTTCGCCTATTATTTTTCCCAGCCATACATCGCACTCTATCTGCTTGGAAGGCCTTATCTCGATATAGGATCAACATTCTACACGGTTGTCCTGATAGCAAGTGGGATAGTTTATATAGGGTCTCAGAGAGTTGGGAAGATCATGGCCACGCGCACAGGATATGCATCTTCTATGGCAATAACGCTTCTATTCCTATCAACTCTCTTTGCCGTCCTGTATTTCATCCGAACGCAGACATTGGTCATACTTACCGTTGTATTTCTATCTGCACCTTTTTCCATTTATTCACTGATATCATTCAATATGGCCGTGAGCAGATCGTCAGGAGAGAACAGAGTCAGGAGGACATCATATTACACCATAGCAAACAGCCTAGCACTTTCAGCTGGCCCAATAGCCGGAAATATAATTTACGACGAAACGAAAAGCATTCATCTGGTATTTCTGATCTCGTCTGCTATGATGGTGGTGGCAATTTTGATCTCAATCTATCTCATAAAATTTGGAGAAGAAAGATCATTCGGATCTCCTTGA
- a CDS encoding sulfite oxidase-like oxidoreductase, which translates to MDRITVENPGQRYISNFIIYDALGEPEIDINKWRLCIDGLVRSKKCYSFDELEKMPHIKYTADFNCVTKWSIKDVVWEGPSLSHLIMDSIPDQKAKWVMFWSADGYSTPVPIEYALSERSLIAIRMNGSYLKKENGYPARPFIPDLYGWKSAKWLILIELIEDYRDGYWEQYGYHEVGRVEAEERFKGFSWKSMRRNSRRSE; encoded by the coding sequence GTGGATAGAATAACTGTCGAAAACCCCGGCCAGAGATACATATCAAACTTCATCATTTACGATGCTCTCGGAGAGCCAGAAATAGACATCAACAAATGGAGGCTTTGCATTGATGGCCTTGTCAGATCGAAAAAATGCTACAGCTTTGATGAACTTGAAAAGATGCCGCATATAAAATATACTGCTGATTTCAACTGTGTCACGAAGTGGTCCATAAAGGACGTAGTCTGGGAGGGCCCTTCACTTTCACACCTGATTATGGACAGTATACCTGATCAGAAGGCAAAATGGGTTATGTTCTGGTCAGCTGATGGATATTCAACACCAGTCCCTATTGAATACGCCCTCTCCGAAAGATCTCTGATAGCCATAAGGATGAACGGTTCCTATTTAAAAAAGGAAAATGGCTATCCGGCGAGGCCGTTCATTCCGGATCTCTATGGTTGGAAAAGCGCCAAATGGCTCATTTTGATAGAATTGATAGAAGATTACAGAGATGGATACTGGGAGCAGTATGGATATCATGAGGTTGGAAGGGTAGAAGCTGAGGAAAGGTTCAAAGGATTCTCATGGAAAAGCATGAGGCGGAATTCAAGGAGATCCGAATGA